gaaaaatgtggggacccacaagttggattccgatgactcctgcccatacgttgagatgaaaacgtctttgaaaggaacttttctcttgaagccctgggattttgtttggcccaatggtgcatgttatgcatgttaaaaacaccagccctagtgaaggtagactcatcggtgtacaaaatgtttctcaaaaaatgatattgttcaatatcactattgagcagccagcgacagaactctactcttggaccaaagtcatttggttctaatacttgaacctttgtaaagtgataggggtgaaagttattttcgtgtaagattcctaacactttactctgagaaacaccaacttctctggcaagttgtcggctgctgacctcaggattttcttgaactaaatctagaactcgttcatctaagccaacatctcgaagaacaggacctacctcattacgctgcctgtgaactgttcctctctccaacaaacgctgatgtagcctcgtaaaaactttatcactaggaactctacgatctgggtaccgagcgtggtattctctctgagcagccagagcattcccgccacaaaaaccatatacaaaatgcatgcatctctgcatactctctcgatgtgaaatccatgatagctacgactcaaataactatttttaagtggatagaggtaaagtcagctgaaagacaaaataaaacctgaaaaatggggtattccttcatacttgtgattgtagagataagataTAGGTTACTTTCACTCATTCAATTGAACATATACTTAGCtaacatgttttttacaaataaaacttaagttaAAATTTCACAAGCTGTCAGTTgcacagaaaataaaataaatttaggctGGAGGCAGGCAGGGCGTTGCCACAAATCAATTCTCACAAAAGACGAGACGAGTCCCACTAGAGAAACCAGATAACAGCCGAATCCATCCGTACATTAaggtttgatttataaataaaaaagagctAATAGAACCttcgattaaaaaataaatgcctcaggatataaaaaatatatatcataaaaaattaatgatagccaggagtaaaaactgataagatatgacaatgcattatgtcattttaaagcccacaaaatgggcaagtatTTTGTGGTAtttgcctctcttcagaattaacttcatttaattcctcgggtctaatatctttttaatgtttttgccgaaaacttaagaatttgatttattagcaatttgtttgtatcaaacttattctcaagacagtttttctccattattcccatgtaaaattttgtgtagatttcaaaaatggattcagaattaaaaaacattaaaaataatggaggaaattgagttttattgaaacaaaacatgattttttaacaaaatggcGAAATTGGTcctagttaaaagatagatgggatagggattttttattttcatattttggtctataatactgagtagtatcacccaaaaaattttttgacactaacttaaattcaccctgtatatatatgcaTTGTGATTAAgattggtttaaatatttttattggctgCTCCTACTGACCATTTAGCGTATTGTATTTTTAGTTCATATTAAAGCAAAAAATCAAGATTCTTGATTCTAAAGAGTAAGTTTGTGAATTTCAGTATTTTAACAGGAATATGATGACACATTATTAGggttaatgatttttaattccaaaatatcaCAAGAATTTCAGTTCGGGAAAAATGCTTCAAAAATCTTTCAGgagtaattaattaaagaaaaagaacaagTAGAGGAATAAGTCATGTTTTCAGTTTCTTTGACTCCTTTTCAATTGCCTTAGCTTTTGCTTTTTCATAAAGAGGGAGCAGTTGACCTTCCTTAGCCAGGATCTTCAGTACTTCAACAATGAGGGGTAAGTAATTGTGCTTCCTTCTGATGTTTTCTAACTGGTATTGCttgattttgttttcttcttgttCGATCGCCAGTCTCAACCGTGACACTTCAGCCTGTATGGAATCTGTCTCCATACCACTCTCCTGTCAACATTATAAACATGTGTTACTAGAAACATTGctctttgtaaaaaataatgtaaccattaaaatattactttcactCCTATGATGGCAGTTGAAGGCACATTATAAAAACCTCTTAGTCATTAAATTGGATGTTCATGCAATAGAGTATAAgcaataaaatctaaaacaaagCCAAATCAATCCCACCTGTACTTGTTATTTTGGATATCAAATCATGAAATTAACACTTTGGCTACCTCTCTGCAGTTTCTgatttttttaatctaatttttgttACTATAACCTCATGTTACAAGCATATCTGTTGGTGCAAACATGTTAAAATAGAATAGCCAAAATAAAACCAGAATAGTGGTGCTAAGGGTAGAGCTTGCTttgtacataatacataattctTCTGCTAGGAGTGTATAGTAAAGCTTGTGTGTATGTAGGAATGTTCAGTACTACCTGTGTTGTCAACCTTGTTCTGTTCTctcactttttttatattatacatatatatatatatatatatatatatatatatatatatatatatatatatacagggtggtgcATATGTCAGTGTCCCcataaattaagatattttgtttcgataggttggtagcaatgttaagttggcagcaacatGGAGTAAGTTAATTGTTGactgttccagtggctagtgtaaagtgatgCTCTTaacatctgttatttgtttgtgtgtgtttttaaaatgtttacaacccaacaatGAGTTTACATacttcagttgtggtggaagcataataaaaatactactatagtaattgaagaatttagttgTAAATATCCAGGTATCGTGATACCCACTTGACAgcatatgaattaaataaaaaatttgaaaacatagCCAAGCGTTTTAAATGCCCCGCAGTGTGGTCGTCCTCAATCAATTTGCAATGAAGAAAACCTGCAGACctgctcaagcttttgtagccagtcccggtaaatcgactcgtaaggcatctgctgaactagaaatatcaagaagaagcgtgcaaagaatgttaaagtaattcaaatttaagccataccgtccatctttactccaagcgCTTCATGAGGACGATTCCAATATGAgattggaattctgtgagacagtaattatccgctcagaggtttttaatattcattcgctcatctggcaacaagatggtgccccagcacattttgatatccaagtttgatatttttgaaataacacatttaatgaatggattggttgCCACGGTACATTCGATTGGCCTGCGTGCTCGCCAGACCtgaccccatgtgatttttcactatgGGGTATTATAAAGGACACTGTACGCTTCAAAACCACAAAATTTGACAAAGTCAGAAACATAATAAGAAATGcatttaaacttgttaataacaattaacctttattgctaaaaatttgtgattctcTTTTCAGTCATTTTATGAAGTGTATAAAAAACAAGGTAGATATttcgaacaactgctataacattgtatggtaatatgtaagtaattttatatactgaatttgttttcttacctaaaagtgttttattcaattaacctataacacctttaaatttctcttctagGGAAACTGaaatatgcgccaccctgtatatatatatatatatatatatgtatatatatatatatgtatatatatatatatatgtatatatatatatatatgtatataatttcaataaacattgaatcacaaaaagtacttgctccgccgggagtcgaacccggatctctcacttgccgggtgaatgtgctaccattacaccacagagcgcttactttttccgattcaattattttgtatttggccgtatctgtcacatatgcgtttaaataagcaaactaacatatgatcggaagaccaaatacctgtcaaatgacttttatttacgttaaattgtataaatggcaatagccttatttaatttcaataaacattgaatcacaaaaagtacttgctccgccgggagtcgaacccggatctctcacttgccgggtgaatgtgctaccattacaccacagagcgcttactccgattcgtatttggccgtatctgtcacatatgcgtttaaataagcaaactaacatatgatcggaagaccaaatacctgtcaaatgacttttatttacgttaaattgtataaaatggcaatagtgaatcacaaaaagtacttgctccgccgggagtcgaacccggtcACTTGCCGGAtatgtgctatatatatatatatatatatatatatatatatatatatggtgctGCTCCAGCATGCAGCTGTGACTTTTTGCTTGGTAAAATCGCTgctaaacagttttaatattgaaatcagTTTACAAAGATGACACTAGGGAAAAACTTAAGTGTCGGAGTGGTTCTTCGTTAGCAAAATGGTGACACATTTCTTAATCACAAATATTGTTCTGGTTGACCACCTATAACCTGCACAAACTAATATCTACACATAATTCgagaacataaataaaaaaccaggATCAGTGATAACAGAACAAACAACTAAACAAAACCTGATGTATGTTTCTCAATGGctattttaactaaacaataatagaAACAGAATATACATGAGATGTGTACATCTTACATCACATTTGCTGAGTAAAATATGCATAGGATTCACTATTATCATTACAGTCTGAagttgttagttttaaatttgcaattagTTTAcctatattacataataaacaagGACAAGAACATTGAAGATTTTACCTCCATTTGTTTTTGTAGTTGTGTTAATCTCTCTGTATACTTCATTTTCCTGTCAGATACAATTGCCATCAGGTTGAAGTGAATCTCTCCTTCATTGTACCTAAAATTAAACAcactaataaatacttataataataattatattatatgtttaaagttCACTActgaagataaattattttaaagataacagGATTATGTATACATACATGCAAGCACACACACGTCAGTGTGCCATAGTTCTCAaaaaagtaaaactgaaaattaattgataaacttAATCACACACTCGCACCACAAAAGACAACatctgtaaaatatacttttactgcACTCattgtgacaggtcaaattacgacatttgaatattcgcggggaattggcagactgtgacgtcagtgaatcacatgttgtcgtcagtgaatcacatgttgtcggaattgagatttatttaattaataacggagaaatatattaaactttatacgggaacaaatttaattcattaaaatgagttatacataactaaaatttgtgttttacaaaagtactaaataaaattacgcagaaaagccaattgtgatgacgtcagaaagcacatgttgctaaaaatttaaataaaaaagctttagaaaaataataaaagaaaatagaaagaattaaattgatcaattatagtgaacgtgataaattttgacaattataagaaaagaatcaaattatatttaatcgtgaagacgctgatttgaacgggagaggggatgaacaTTGTGTGAACCGGTATGCGTAGTTTTTATACGGAGAATCCTTCTTCTCTGTCTGGACTTGAAGCAGTAAGGACATCTACTCGTatagatgaaatttgaaactgtacaatagtgcattgaagttgtaattagggatgggatgttgtgttagtgaacaaaaatGCAGCAGAGCAAAGTGAGTAGAAttagacagtataatataaaataaattgacgtcaaagtcatttgctttgtctttcattgagtatcccatctacaaagaaatgtggtaagtaagataataagctttaaattaaagaatattactttcaaaacttatttgattcaaagtgattggtaagaacagtgaatattttgtgaactttattatgatataaacaatcatattgatcagaACTTTCAAAAGAGTAGTATTAAGTTTGAACCAttattcaacctacttaaaaaacctgagataatatagacccagtgctagtgatatataacgtgtagcctactttcattaatacaaactacactttcaacaacaccacagacattgaagtttgatcgttatttaaatatcaacttggaacaatatgagttagccaacacAAAGCAAGTCGCACAACCAATGAGGGGCAGCACATTTTGAATACCGATTGTgagaaaattgggacaacaaacGGGGGCCTGGAACGTAGCAAAATCGTACAGCCAACTGGGGACTGGACCGTAGCAGAAGGGCGACCAAAGTGGATCGTAGCAGAATAGGCACAGCATCGTGGGGACCGTAGCATCATTATATTTCATAGCATGAAATGTTTGTTGATAGCTGTATATAAGGCTACAGACACTACACTGGATACTGAACTCACTTTTGTATTCTCTTCTCAATAATGGGCCTGACCACATCCAACCAGCTACTATCAGCAGGCACAGATCCAAGGTCTATCGGTCCTTCCTTCAACCCATCCAGCTCATACAGCCGACCATCTATCGGGATATAGCTGACAAAATGGAACACATCCTCGTCCTTGTTCACATTCTTGCTATCCAACTCGAACAGTGTCTGTCTGTAAAATATCAATCCATTTAACAGGTAATTGGACTAAAAACAAAATGACAAATTATACAGTACAGCTGTTGATGAGATATAAAACAGTAAAGCTACTTAAAAATGGACACCCTAAGACAACATTGTGTTAGTTAAGCATCAAATGGTCTGCAGCAGTGCGTTTGTAAATGGCTTTCACAGCATACATTGTGTTGCATttacatgtttaatataattttaagtctgTGTATTGTTATACTATTGtgttatactttaataaattgaaaatttattcttaaaagatCTTAAAATAATCAGATAATGTATtaacattatacttatatttCATACAGTTGAAGCACCTAGAGAGAAAATAAGCATctagataaaaaataaaggaatatttcctaaataatttttaaactatggtGGTTATTGGTTAAACAGTaatacttaaatacttttttttaataatggtttattgTCCTATTATGCTTAATGCAATACAGTAGAGAAGTGTGCAGTCTGTTCATCACATCCACCCTCCACCATAAGCATTCTACTAGCtccaaaaacattttctttcGAAAAAAAATCTGAACCGATAAAACACTGTtcattcaaatttctttattcagacatgtaacagattacaagaatagcgtcacaataaatctcaatataaatttatcatttatatattaaaacataaaaatcagtttgacacTCACTGAAAAAGTAAGATTTGGCTATGTAGCCTTCTACAGAGTAAGTTAAAGCATTTTTACATCAAGGCAGTTATTACTTAAggtaattattaggtaatttaaggggattttatacatttctaaacatacccaacaataattaaaagttatttacatattaaaacaaaaaaagtcttcaaaagaatacaaggataacgttaataaataatctttaagtagttttttgaatttttcataattttgcttattttgaatattgagaggaaggttaaacaaaaattttgtgccgatgaaactagttttcttttcataaaacttcagcctatgttgttccacatatctgcttaaattgtaatcatgatgatttaaaatattaattgggttgttgtatttttttacgttaaaacagtttcataaatgtatagatCATATACAGTCAAAATTCGAAGTTGAGAAAAGTATGGTTTCACTGTATCTctttgttttaggttaaaaattattcttaaagcttttttttgttgtaataagattctGTCCAGATTTCTTTTAGTTGTGGCTCCGTATATGCCTATATTGTGAGTCATATGGGAATTTACCATAGCAAAGTAGATGGCTTTCAATGTCTGAATGCTACACACCCTTGACATTTGGCGTAAAGCAAATAGACCTGAGAACATTTTTTTTACCACATAATCAACATGTTTCTCTCAACCTAAATTCCGATCTAATATTATTCCAAGAAACTTTGTATTGTCTACttgattcaattttgaattttctaaatattaaatttaaggaaGTAGTAGTCTACTGTTCATCACTAATGTAGTTTCATCACTACATCTATGTAGTTTTCTGTGTAAAATCTTGTGAGCTAATTTTATACTgcaatttattttcatgtaaaaaataactaacgATGTATATGAAGAAACTGGTAGAAAATAAACTTCACATTCAGAAGTTGCATTCATTTGCTGTCACTAGAATTTGCCACTTTATGTGGTTTTTAAGTACCAAAAGTTagttttatgattataattattaaaaataatttacataattttcatctaaaactaaaataaatattttgaataatattttgggTATTGTTTGGTTCCTATACCCTACCcttatgaatacatttaaaataatgacattcaaatattttgacAGCAAATCTGGATCAGTTTCAAGCTATTGTTTAAAAACACGACATGTTTCAACTCGATATTCCTTTTGATTGTCATTCAGAACCCAAGGAACAAacttggcagcaacccttttcattcccaaatcttcaattaaaattcgctgaaccaaGCTCCAAGATAACACACTAATCTCTGATAGTTGATCAATTGTCTGCCGACTTCTGTGAGCACAAGCTgtcaaattttttcaatattttcatcgATATGGAAGATGAAcatccagaacgaggtttgtcatcaatcgacatgtcgccatttttaaattgAGCAAACCACTTGTACACTTGAGTTTTTTCACATAGCAGCATCTTGGTAAGctgttttcaacattaaaacagtttcagcTGCAGTTTTACTGAGTAGAAAACAAAACAGGACTAGCAAAAACAATCACTGCACATGAACGGAACAAGCCAGATTGACAATACAGGCGGCACTGAAGTGGCTATGAGTTTCACTATACACGCCTAGCGGCAGAAATGCGTATTACAAAAGCTTTGCCCATCGTAATGCTATTCAGATTTCTTTTGGGTACCACCTCATATGTGTATTTAATGATATCTAATAGTTAAAACTATCAATCACTTTTAAGGTCAAATACGATGAACTCTATAACATGCAATATATACACTATACAGCGGTATATTGGCCCTACCTTGCAAAGGAGTTATGGACTGTCCGGATGACCTGGGAGTTGCTGAGGGCAAGACCCTTCATGTTGGCATCAAATGTCTGACAAAAATCCTTAAATTCAGAGAGCGTAGGACCGAGTGTTACATCTTCGTGCTTGCAGTTCAACAGGATGCTAAGGATGGCTTGAGTTGCACAAGCATTGTTGATTACCTAATACATAAtagcacattttattaatttatgttaattaaaattaattaaagttctagcaaaataaaataaatgacaactgaaattaaatttgtaggcCTCCATTAACAAATTGTGCACTATAAAGCACATGGGTTGGAGGGATCCTTTTAATGTGATTTAAGTTATGTTCAGATCTTTACATAAACAAAGCGAAActcattttgatatttaatatttagccCATCTTACCTGTTTGGCAAAGAAAATTTTCTCCAGTCTGCTGTCTCTGACAACAGAACCCGGAGGTTCATCATCAGGGACCCACTTGAAAAGAAAGATTAATCCATGAATTGGCCTGAAAAAATATTCAAGtgtaaacatgtaaaattaaatcaCACTATTATAGCTACCACTAGTCTTGCCTTGAGCAGCCAAAACTATGTAACGCATTTGGCCATAACTTTTTCATACCATAAGTGAGATTATACAtgcaaagtattattaaattctttactAATAATAGCTGCAAAAGCTGTTAGCTACGGGACAAAATTATAATCCTTGCTACATCTGTCTCGTTTGTTGAATACATTGTTTGTTAATGTTATGCAAGGTTATATGGCAAAGGTTATCCAGGAGTGTTGAGAGAAAAACACCATCCAATATACTACAGGGTGTCTTTTTTTAATGTGTCACCATTATGATCTTAGAAATTATAAATCTAACACAAAACGTTAAATGATTAACAATTCATTGTTTTTTgagacatttaaaaacaaaattacaattgtagcaagaaaagtttattttgtaaacctaaaaaaaacaatttatgcattttattttaaatatttttcgtttaaCCACCAATCCTCTGCCAACTTAagataattgtaaatgttataacattcttgatattttaattgtagtttcaAAATTATCGGCTAATAAGTGAACATGTCATGGAAGCTCAAAGTACACCTTCTTTGTGGGACACACAATACATTGCgttatacagtgtgagttaaaagtatggatacacttggtttagtttttgatggataaagatggagggatggaactcaaGACACCTTTCTAAGAAATAAAAGTGAACTtattagtcactgttacaactttgcccacttccccaaaatgggattttgggagGACGGctcattagttttaaatgtaggggcccattaagtgacacctcatttgaaaaaTCTTGACAAAAGAACATTAGAAACTTTAgcttctatctcaacccagtacaaaccgcagctcattgaaattaaattgagaacatggatggatcctgctcaaccttcaatggccaaagatttaaaaaaatgaaactcaggacaCCCCTTTAAGAAACAAAAGCGAACCATTTACCCAAAATGGGCTCTTTGGGGGatcgtttaaaatttataaatgtaaagttacagtagcactagtaattacaattatgttAAGCAATAAAACGGTTAAATCTTACTGAcctgtgtttttttatatcagatgttcaaactgctgtcccAGGACAGTTGAACAAAGCCCAAGCCTCTTGTAGAAACTTAAAACGGCCCGCTGTATGAATTCACacaggatttttttaatttccactactattctgtccctaaagcggcccatacactagacgtgcattgCACGCCGTGCAGTTTTTTATACTGGCACGCCGTGCTTGGCATGGCACACTTCGTGCcccacacactgacagtttagtcagtcccgtgacgtgctagaagttggttgtggtattgtgatattttactactatGCCTCTTGTAACTAAACATAAAGTGTTAACAGTATTGTTGATTGGTGCGATTCATGACGATAGCAAAGTGAAGAAGAGAAGAAGACAATTATGGACGAAAATTGGTTAAAAGAGAGAGAAATGTATTCTGATATGAGACTTCTGAAAGACTTGCGTGAAAATCATGAAAATGATTACAGGAACTACTTGCGAATGGATGACGAAACATTTAGTTAT
The Homalodisca vitripennis isolate AUS2020 chromosome 1, UT_GWSS_2.1, whole genome shotgun sequence DNA segment above includes these coding regions:
- the LOC124366138 gene encoding ubiquitin carboxyl-terminal hydrolase isozyme L5 gives rise to the protein MADAAGNWCLIESDPGIFTELIKEFGCKGVQVEELWSLDAEQFENLKPIHGLIFLFKWVPDDEPPGSVVRDSRLEKIFFAKQVINNACATQAILSILLNCKHEDVTLGPTLSEFKDFCQTFDANMKGLALSNSQVIRTVHNSFARQTLFELDSKNVNKDEDVFHFVSYIPIDGRLYELDGLKEGPIDLGSVPADSSWLDVVRPIIEKRIQKYNEGEIHFNLMAIVSDRKMKYTERLTQLQKQMEESGMETDSIQAEVSRLRLAIEQEENKIKQYQLENIRRKHNYLPLIVEVLKILAKEGQLLPLYEKAKAKAIEKESKKLKT